The sequence CGGTGGCGTACGAGGCCTCCCGGCCGATCAGCGTGGTCACCACGGTTTCCGGGGCGGCGTTCGACAGCTGCAACGCCAATCCCTCCACTTCGGCGCGTGCCCCGGGGAGGGGGAACGTCTGCGAGCTGTCGGCCAGGGGGTCACCAATGAGCAGCACGCGCAGCGGCGAGCGCACGAAGGGGCGACCTCGCGACGCGTCGGGAATCCCTGGCATGCGACGGCACGTGGGGCGCGCGAGCGCGAGGGACCATTCACCCACGGTCGTCCACTCCCACGGGAGCGCCCAAAGCTCGGGAGGGATGTCGAGGATGATCGTGGTCGACGGCGGCGTCGCCAGCAGCGCCTCGTCCACGCCCTCTAGCACGCGCGCGAGGAGGTCGCCGACGTGCCACCGCGCCCCCTGGGCGACGTCTCCGATCGGAATGTCGGTCGCGTTCGAGAGGTACTGCGACAGCTCGGCCCATGCTGGCGAAAGGTTGGTCGCGGTGGTGATCCGCTCGAGCGGGAGGGCGACGCCGTCCAGGTCGCGCAGCGTGGTCTGGAACCAGGTGCAATCGACCATCACGTCGCGCGCACGAAGGCGAACGACCATGGCCGGGTCGGCCGTGCGCGTACGCAGGACCCGGCGCGGTGACTGCACGGACGCCTGCACCGGCGGCTGCACTGGTGCTGCTGCCTGCGCAGGTGATTGCTCTGGCGCGCTGGCCTTGGCCAGATAGCGCAGCAGGCCGGCCACCTCCCCGAACGCCCCCTTCGCGAACGAGATCACCTCGATGCCGGCTGTGCGTCGCAGGATCGCCCGCTCCGACGCGCTCACGTTTTCCATGAGCGCGTACCGCGGCGGCGCCTCGCTCCCGAACGTGGTGAGCTGCGAGTCCAGCAGCAGGCGGAAGTTAGGATCGCTGAGCGAATAACCGACGAACAGGACCGCGTGCGTGAGCAGCAGCGATGACATCACCGCCTGGAAGGCGGGATTGGCGTGCGTGATGCGTCGATAGTCCTCGCTGGTGAAGACCATCGAGTCGTCGTCATGGATGGTCCCGTGCGCCTTGAGGATGAAGAACGCGCCATCGAGCAGGAGCGTCCCGTGCTGCGCCAGCTCCATTCCGGTCGGCGCCTTGGGGATGCCGAAGTCGCTCCACCGGGCGAAGGCGTCTTCGAGCAGCGTGTCGAAGTTGGTGGTGACGATGCAGGCGTACGGCGTCTGCACGATGGCGCGGTGCGTGGCCTCGGGGGGACTGGCGGGGCGCGCGAGCTGGTCGCGAAGCATGCGCCCGAAGAAGGTGCGCCCCAGCAGCGTGCGGCACTGGTCGGCGACCTCGGCGAACTTGTACTGCGCCAGCAGGCTCTCGAGCTCGTCCTTGCGCGCCGCATCGCCGAGTTGGGCATGCGTGCCCTCCACCACGTGCCGCATCAGGTCACCCCACCCCGGGTACCCGGCGGGACGTGAGAGGCCGGCGCCCACGAAGAGCACGCAGCGACGCTCGCGCACGTAGCTCACGAGCGCCGGGAGCTCGCTGGCGCTACGAAAGTCCGGACGTCCTGTTCCCATCGCCGCTCCTGTGGAGGTTCCCGCCTCGCCGAGCCTGTCGCCGCGCGCATGCCTCGATCACCCGCGAGAGGCTAGATTTCGCCACACGCCGGGTGCGGCTTCCGCCCCCTCGCGGCCAACCGTCCGGCGCATCATTCGCTGCGTTCGCTCCAACATGGCACAATTGCTCAACGCCTGGGTGTGGTTCGAGACGGTCCTGCTCGTCATCATCGCCACCCCCTTCGCCTTCATCCTCTTCTGCCTCACCGCCCCCTTCGACAAGGGGCGGTATGCTGCCGGGCGCTTCTTTCGCTTGCTCGGCGTCCTGACCGTCAAGCTCAACCCGCTCTGGAAGTTCGAGATGGGGGGCGACTTCATCCGTGACCCCCGTCGCCCCTACGTGGCGGTTTCGAACCACGAGTCGTACGCCGACATCTTCCTCATCTCCCACCTGCCGTGGGAGATGAAGTGGCTGTCCAAGGAGACGATGTTCAAGATCCCGTGCTTCGGCTGGATGATGCGCATGGCCGGCGACATCGAGGTCCGACGCGGGGAGCGTACGAGCATCGTGCGGGCGATGAAGGAGGCGCGCGACCGCCTGAGCAAGCGCGTGAGCGTGATGATCTTCCCCGAAGGGACGCGCTCGCGCGACGGAGAACTGCTCCCCTTCAAGGACGGCGCCTTTCGCCTGGCGCTCGAGGCCGGGGCCCCGATCCTCCCCATCGTCGTCGCGGGGACGCGCGACTGCATGCAGAAGGGGACGTTCCGCTTCCAGAAGGCGCGAGCCCGCGTGAAGGTCCTCCCCCCCATCGAAGTGACGGGGATGACCATCGCCGATGTCGCGGAGCTGCGCGACCGAACGCGCGCGGTGATCGCCGAAGCGCGCCACGCGCTCGTGCGCGAGATGCGAGGGGAGTCCTGAGGCTCCCCCCGCGACCGGCCGGTGGCTACTGCACCACCGCCCCGCTCAGCGCCATCGCCGCCTTCACCGCGGCATAAGCGTTCACCACGCCGCCGGTCCGAGAGAGCGCACCGAAGGCGACCTTCTCGCCGTTCTGCGCCCCCGGGCGCACGACCATCAGCTCGGCATAACGAGTCGACGTGTCGAGGACGAGCTTCTTGACGTCGGCGGCGGTGAGCTTGGGGAAGTAGCTCATGAGGAGCGCCGCGACCCCCGAGACCACCGGCGCCGCCATGCTCGTCCCGCTCTCGCGAGCGTAGCCCCCTCCCGGGATCGTCGACAGGATGTCGACGCCAGGGGCAAAGACATCCACCTGCTCCCTGCCGTAGTTGGAGAACGGTGCGGCGAGCGCGCTCCCTCCCTTCCACGAGGCCGCCCCGACCTCGATCCAGTTGGCGGCGCTCCCTTCGCCCGCATAACGCGCGACTGGGAAGCTCGGCGTCTCGGCCAGGTTCTCGCCGTCGTTGCCGGCGGCATGGACCAGGAGCACCCCCTTGGAGTCGGCGTACTTGACCGCGGCGTCGACCAGCGGCTTGTCGGGAGAAAAGTCCTTCCCGAACGACATGTTGATGACCTGCGCCCCGTTGTCGACCGCGTAGCGGATGGCTGCGGCGATGTCCTTGTCGTGCTCGTCGCCGTTAGGCACGGCGCGCACCACCATCAGCTTCACCGCGCCGGGGGCGCCGGCAATGCCCTCGATCCCGGTGCCGTTGTCGCGCAGCGCGCCGATGATCCCCGCCACGTGCGAGCCATGCTTCGCTTCTGGGCCGGTCACGTCGCGGTTGCCGTAGCGGCGCTCGTTGGGGTTGCTCGCATCGTCGCCGACGATGGTGCGCGGATTGAAGTCGGGGTTGAGCCCGTACTCGAGACGCCCCTGCACGTCTTCCTTGGCATCGTGCAGCTCCTCGCCGGTGATCCCGCTCGCTGCCATGCGCAGGAACAGGTCACGCGCCTGGCGCACGCTATCGGCCGATGGGGCGAGCGCCGTCACGCGTGCCACGCTGATCGAGTCGCGCGGGATCGCCGTCGACAGGACGCGCACGGCGCGCGAGTACATGCCATCGACCATGAGGATCTGCGCGGACATCTGCTGCAATTCGGTGCGCTTGGCGGTGAACGCCTTGGCGATGCCGTCGCAGCGTGCGCGCGCCGTGCTGTCGGGAGCCGGCGTCTGGGCGCGCATCTTCGTGCACCGCACGTGTTCGCGCGTGAGTTCGAGCTGGTCCCAGTTCACGTTCTGGCCGTTGGCGCCACCCAGGAAGTTCCAGCCATGGATGTCGTCCACATAGCCGTTGCCGTCGTCGTCCTTGCCGTTGCCGGCTACTTCGCGCGGGTTGGTCCAGAGGTTGGCGCGCAGGTCGACGTGCGCGGTGTCGACGCCACCGTCGATGACAGCGACAACGACCGTGCGCTCGGGCTTGCGACCGCGCAGCAGCTCCTGCGCGGCGCGACGTGCCGCCGTCCCTGGGACCCGATCGGTCGCTGGGTCGAGGAGCTGCCAGTCGGCGGGGGCCTCGGCGAGTGGGGCTGCAGCGGCGGTGTTGCCCGGAGCGGTCGCCGCGGAGGGCCGTGCCGAGGGAGCGGGCGCGGGGGCGGGGGCCACGGGGCGTGTGCTCGGCGTGGCACAGGCGCCAAGGACGCTCACGGCCAGGGCGACGAGGACGTGCGGGTGCTTCGGCATGACGCGAGGGGTGACGCTCCGGCGCCGGCCGGGTGGTCGGCGTCGCGGAGGCATGAAGACAGTACATTAATGACCTCTCGATGATCCCTGCGACCCGCACCGCCCCCGTCCGGATACTGGCACGAACTCGGCGCGCCACCGCCGCGGGGGCGGCCGTCGTGGCCGCCCTCGGATTGCCGATCGCCGGCGCGCCGGCCCAGACCAGTGGGGAGTCGATCGTCCCTCGCCCGGCGCGGGCGCTCGCCGACTCGACCGGCGCCCCCTTCGAGCTGAGAAGCCCGGTACACATCGTCGTGGCTTCCGGAGGCGTGCGGCTCCGCGAGATCGGGGAGTTGCTCGGCACGGTGATCCGCGAGCGCACGGGCTTCGTCGTGCGCGTGTCGGCAGGGGATGTGTCGCAGGCACCCGAGGGGGCGATCACGCTCGACACGGTGCGCTTCGCCCCTCGACTTGCGCCGCCCGCTGGCGGTGGCGCCGAGGCCTACACGCTCGACGTGTCCCGGCGCAGCGTCGCGATTCGCGGGGCGACGTCCGCTGCGGTGCTGTGGGGGGTGCAGAGCTTCCGTCAGCTGCTTCCGCCCGACTTCGAGCGTCGAGGTGGCGCCCGGCGCGCCGCCTGGAGGGTCGCGCCGGTGCGGGTCGACGATGCGCCGCGCTTCTCGTGGCGTGGCAGCATGGTCGACGTCGGACGCCACTTTTCCCCGTGCGCGACATCAAGCGGCACATCGACCTGCTGTCGCGCTACAAGCTCAACATCTTCCACTGGCACCTGACGGACGACCAGGGGTGGCGCCTCGAGATCCGGCGCTTCCCGGCGCTCGCGCGCGTGGGAGGGCGCCGCACGGAGGCGACCGGCGACCGCTACGCCGGCTTCTACACGCAGGCCGAGGCGCGAGAGGTGGTGGAGTACGCGCGCCAACGCGGGGTCACGGTCGTCCCGGAGATCGAGATGCCGGGGCATTCGTCGGCCGCCCTCGCCGCCTATCCGCAGTTGGGGTGTACGGGAGAGACGATCGCCGTCCCCAACTCGTGGGGGGTCTTCGCCGACATCTTCTGCGCCGGCAAGGACGAGGTGTTCACGACCCTGTTCGGTGTGCTCGACGAGGTGATGGACATCTTCCCCTCGCCGTACGTGCACATCGGCGGCGACGAAGTCCCGAAGGATCGCTGGAGGGCCTGTGCCGCCTGCCAGGCGGTGATGCGGCGCGAGGGGCTGGCCAACGAGGAAGAGCTGCAGGGGTGGTTCCTGCGTCGCATCGCGGCGCACGTGTCGTCGCGCGGGCGCACGATCATCGGCTGGGACGAGGTGCTCGAGGGGCGCTTCGCCCCGGGGGCGATCGTGCAGTCGTGGCGCGACTCCTCCTTCACGCGCAAGGCCGCCGAGCGCGGGCACCGCGTGATTGCCTCGCCCAACGAGTGGGTGTACCTCAACCGGCAGGCAGGAGAGCTGACGCTGGAGCAGGTGTACGCCTTCGATCCCGTCCCCAAGGGGCTCGCCGCGGGCGAGCAGCACCGGGTGCTGGGGAGCGAGGTGACGTTCTGGAGCGAGCACATCACCTCGGGGACCAACCTGGCGCTGATGGCGCTTCCGCGACTGCTGGACTTTGCCGATGTGGTGTGGGGGGCGGCGCCGCGTGACCTGACGGCGTTGCAGCTGCGCATCGACGGCGATCACCGCGCGCGCCTCGGTGGGATGGAATTCGTCATGGGACCCGGCGCCCGAGCCCTCCCGCGCATCGTCATCACCTTCGACAGCGTCACGCGCCAGGCGCGTTGGCAGCTGACGGACACACTCGCCGGGCTTGGCGTGCACGCGACCTTCGATGGCAGCCCCCCGCGCCCCACCTCGCGCGCCCTCGCCCCGGGCGCAGGGCTCGGGAAGGGCGGGATGGTGCGGCTGCAAGCGTTCGTGGCCGGGGAACGTGTGCTGGAGGAGCGGCACCTCACGATTCGCCAGCACGCGGGGGTCGGGGCGCGCGCGCGCATCACGCCGGCGCCGAGCACGTCGTATCCCGGGACCGGACCGTTCACGCTCACCGACGGGTTGATCGGCAGCCCGGCGCATGGCGACGGGCTCTGGACGGGATGGTGGGGGCCCGACGTCGAGATCGTCGTCGACCTCGGTCAGCTGCAACCGGTCGCGCACGTCTCGGCGAACTTCCTGCAGAACGTGCGGTCGTGGATCGTGCTGCCGGCGCAGGTCGGGGTGTCGTGGTCCAACGACGGTGAGCGGTGGAGCGAGCCGCGGCTGCAGGGGCACGATGTCCCGATCGCGCGCGACGGGGCCATCGTGCACCCATTCGCCCTGGCACTCCCTGCCGGGACCTCGGCGCGATTCGTCCGGCTCACGGCGCGCAACGCCGGGCGACTGCCGCCCGGCCATCCGGGGGCAGGCGAGGCGTCGTGGCTCTTTGCCGATGAGATCGTGATCACGCCTCGCGCCGCCGCGAGGATGCGATGAGCGACGCGGTGGGGGCGGTGCGCGCGATTGCGTCTGCATCGGTGTCGTCGGTGATGCGCGCGCGCATCGCGGTGGCGGCGATCTTCTTCCTCAACGGCGTGTCGGTGGCCAGCTGGGTCGTGCGCATCCCCGACGCGCAGCGGGCCCTGGCGCTGTCGGCGGGGACGCTCGGGCTCGCGCTGCTCGGCGCCGCTGGCGGAGCACTGGTGGCGATGCCGTTCGCGGGGCGCCTGGTGTCGCGCCACGGGAGCCGCGCCGTGACGGTCGGGGCGGCGCTGGCCTATGCCGCCACCCTCGCACTCCCCGCGGTGGCCCCGTCGCTCATCCTGCTCATCGCCGCGCTCTTCATCAACGGGGCGGCGAACGGGTCGCTCAACGTGGCGATGAACGCCCAGGCATCGACGGTCGAACGTGTGCACGGGCGCCCGATCATGGCCTCATTCCACGCGCTCTTCAGCGGAGGGGGGCTGGCCGGGGCGGCCGGCGGCGGGATGATTGCGGCTGGCGGCGCCTCGGCGCAGTTGCATCTGGCGGCAGTCGGCGGGGTGATGATCGCCCTCGTCGTCCTCGCCGCGCGCGCCATGCTGCCAGCGTCGGCCGAGTGGCATCCGCCGGAGGCGGAGGCGGAGGCGGGAGACGAAGCGGTACGTCCCGGTCGCCGGGTGATCCTGCTGGGGGTGCTCGCCTTCAGCGTCCTCTTTGCCGAGGGGGCGATGGGCGACTGGAGCGCGGTCTACCTGCGCGACGTGGCCGGGGCGGGGCCCGGGCTCGCGGCGTCGGGGTACGCGGCCTTCTCCATCGCCATGGCGCTGGGGCGTGTGGTCGGGGACCACCTCACCGCGCGCTTGGGGGCGACGCGCATGGTGGGGTTCGGCGCCTTCCTCGCCACCGCCGGGATCGCCCTCGCCCTCTTCGATCCCAGCACGCGCGCCATCGCCATCGGCTTTGGCGCGGTAGGGGCCGGGCTCGCGACCGCCTTCCCGTCGGTGCTCACGGCGGCGAGCCGGGTGCCTGGAATGAAGGCCGGGGCGGGGATCGCCGCGGTCGCCACGTTAGGCTACACAGGGCTGCTCGCGGGGCCTCCGCTCATCGGCTTCGTGGCGCAGATGACGAACCTGCGAGGGGGGATGGCCGCCGTGGGGATGGCCTGCCTGCTGACCGCGGTGCTGGCCGGGACGTTGCGCGAGGACGACGGCTCCTAGCCCGTCGCGCCGAAGAGCAGTCCGGCCCCCGCGGTGGCGGCCATGGCCAGCGCCCCCCAGAAGGTGACGCGCACGATGCCCTTCATGAGTGGGGCGCCACCCGTCTGCGCGGCGAGCCCGCCGAGCAGCATGAGTCCCAGGATCGAGCCGCCGGCCACCCAGTAGGTAACGGCAGCCTCTGGTGCGACGACGGTAATGACCAGCGGGACGATCGCTCCCACGGCGAAGGTCCCCGCCGATGCGAGCGCCGCCTGCAGCGGGCGCGCCGCCGATGTCTCGGTGAAGCCCAACTCGTCGTGTGCGTGTGCCGCGAGTGCGTCCTTGGCCGTGAGTTCCACCGCGATCTGCCTGGCGAGCGCGGGGGAGACGCCGCGCTTCACGTAGATGCCGGTGAGTTCCTCGAGTTCGGCTTCGGGCTCCGTCGCCAGCTCGCGCCGTTCGCGCGCGAGGTCGGCAGATTCCGTGTCGGCCTGCGACGAGACCGACACGTACTCTCCCGCTGCCATCGACATCGCCCCGGCCACGAGCCCGGCGACACCCGCCACCAGGATGGCGCGCGCCGAACCCTCGGCCGCTGCGACGCCGACGACGAGCGAGGCGGTCGAGACCAATCCGTCGTTTGCGCCCAGCACCGCGGCGCGCAGCCAACCGATGCGGCCGGCGCGATGTTGCTCGGAGTGACGGGCAATCTGAAACGCCAAGTGACCCTCGGGGTGCGGCGGCGGGGTGCCTAACGGATGCGGGGCAAGCTGGACGTATTGCACAGGCACCGCAAGCGAGTCATCCCCTACGCCGCACCGTCTGTCGCATCACTGCACCCTACGGCAAGTCACAACTGGTCGACCGGGATCTCCGTTGCCGGTTTCACGATGGCCGGCGCAGACGTCGGGGCCGGCGCCGCAATGACCGGTTCCATCTTGGGCGCGCGCACCGTGAGGATCCCGTCTGCGAGCGCCGCGGTGATCTTCTCGGCGTCGACCGTCTTGGGGAAGCCGAAGCGACGGTACACATCGCTCGATCGGAACTCGCTCCACACGATGCTCTCGTCCTCGCCCTGCTTTTCGCGCGTGGAGGTGGCGTGCACGATCAGCTCGGTCGGTGTCGCGGTGACCTCGATGTCGTTGGCGGCAAAGCCGGGAAGCGTGACGTCCACACGGAAATCGCCGTTGGCCTCCGTGAGCTCTGCGGCGGGCCGCCCCAGCACCTCGTGCTCGGCCGCGATCCAGTCGTCCAGCTCGTGTCCCGCGGTTCCGCCACGCGTGGCGAACAGCTCGAAGGCGCGCTGTCGCACGGCGTCCAGGCGTTGGGCGAGTTCGCTGAAGACCGGGAGGGCGCGCTCGTCATCGTTCGCGCGCTGGATGCGAATGCCTGACATGGTCCACTCCTCCGTCCTGCCCTAACGGGGAAACAACTGCGGCACGGCTGGGGCACGCGACGGGGGCAGCCGCGCCGAGCGGGGCACACACAGTGTCACGTCCCGCTGTGGGGCGCAATCCGGGAATCCCCGGAGCGTGCACGGGGGATGACAGCCGCAGCAGGTCGTTTGACAGGACCTGCGACCGGTCCATCGATTGTGCCCACGATCGTGCGCACCACGGCGTCGCCGCTCAGGTCGGCGATGGCACACGACCCGAGGCGTGCGACCAGCATCCTCGCAGGATCACCACGGCCGGGAGCGCTGCGCGGCTACAGCGCTGTAGGATAGGTGGCGGGCAGTTCACCATGCTCCCACAGCCCGGTTCGCTCGAGTGGCTCGAGGGCGCGCGTGGAATCGTAGTGCAGCAGCACGTCGAACTGTTCGGGGAGGCGCGTCTCGAAGTAGTGGCTGATGCGTTCCGTCTGCGGGCGGTAGATCACCCCAATGGCCCGCTGCAGGCGCGGCGCATCGAGGACGCGCCGCAGTTCGGCCGACCGACGCAAGTCGAGCAGCAGCTGCGCCCCGGCGTCGTGCAGCACGGCCTCGTACGATCCCGGCAGTGCGGGGCGTACGGCCATGCGTTGCGCGGGGGCGCCCCAGTCCGAGGCGGCGGTGACCGTACCATCATAGGTGGAGAAGCCCACAAGCAAGGCGTCGCTGCCGTAGTCGTGACGCACGAGCTGGCCCAGGTTCACCTCCCCGTGCCGCGACATCTCTGTCGCGGCCGCGTTCCCCAGATGGGAGTTGTGCGCCCAAACGACCAATCGCGCCGGCTTGTGCTCCGTGGCGCGCAGGTGATCGGCGAGGGTGCGCAACGTCTCGGCCATGTGCCGGTCGCGCACGTTCCACGAGGCGGCGCCGCCGCGGAACATCGCCCGGTAGTACGCCTCGGCGTTGCGTACCAGGCGAGCGTTCTGCTGTGCGAAGAAGTGTGCGTCGGCACCCAGCCGCCCGTCGCGCGACACCCACCCCGACGCGGCACGCTGCATGTCCACGAGTTGCTCGACCACTTCGTGTTCACACGACTCCGACATTCCGCGCGAGACGGCGAAGCCGTATTCCTGCGGGTCTTCGCCAAAATGATCGAAGCACGCGTACCGGTGCCGTGCTCGCGTGGCGGCCTCGGCGTCGACCACGTCGAGGTACGACAGCACGTGCGCCATCGAGGCGTGCATGCTGTACAGGTCGAGTCCATAGAATCCGACGCGCGGTGCTCCCTGCGGACGCGTGTCGTTATGCGCCCGCAGCCACCCCACGAAGTCCAGGACGTCGGCATTGCGCCACATCCACTGCGGGAAGCGGGTGAAGCCCCCCAGCGCCTCGTCGGCGTTCGGGTCGTCGGATTGTGCGCGCACGTACCGGTTGACGCGAAAGGCGTCGGGCCAGTCGGCCTCCACGGCGAGCGCCGTGAAACCGAACTCGCGGATGAGCCGCTTGGTGATCTCGGCTCGCACGCGATAGAAGTCGTGCGTCCCGTGCGAGGCCTCACCAATGAGAACGAAGCGCGTTCCTGCGGCCAGCTCGAGGATCGGGTCGAAGTCGCGCGGGCCACCTTCGAGGTGGCGCGCCTCCTTCGCCACCGTGCGCGCCGCGGAGGACGCGTCGCTGATCGCCGTGATGCTCGACATCGGTCCACCTCCTCGCCGGCGCATCGGGTCGGATGCGCTCCGGCGGCTCGTCAGGCTGGGTGCGGCGTGGGGGGATGCTCGGCGAGTATCGCCAGCACCTCCGCGTCGCTCACGTCATGGAAGTCATCGTACCAGTAGCCGACGCCGTAGAACGGCGCCGGGACCTCGAGGCACACGCACTCATCGGCACGCGCTCGCATGGCGTCGCACGCGCTCTCTGAGGCGACGGGGACGGCGGCGACGATGCGCGTAGCGCCGAGCGTGCGAATGGCGTCGACGGCCGCGGTCATCGTCGCGCCGGTCGCCAGGCCGTCGTCGACGACGATCACCGTCCGTTCGCTGAGCGCCAGCGGGCCACGTCCGCCACGAAAGAGCGCGTCGCGCCGGGCGAGTTCGCGCTCCTCGTGAGCGATCACGTCGGCCATGTCCGCCATCGTGATCCCGAGTTGCTGCATGGCGTCGCGATCGAAGACCGCGACCTCGCCGCTGGCGATCGCCCCAACGGCGAGCTCGCGGTTCCATGGGACGCCGAGCTTGCGCACCGTGAAGACGTCGAGCGGAGCCTGCAGCGACGTCGCCACCTCGGCGGCTACGAGCACGCCACCACGTGGCAGCCCAAGGACGATCACGTCGGGGCGCCCGGCGTAGTGCCCGAGGGCGTGGGCGAGGCGACGCCCGGCCTGCTCGCGATCGGCATAACGTGACATGGTCCCTCCTTCCTGCGGCGCGGGGCGCCACCCGAGACCGTCAGCGGTGCCTGCTCCAGCGTGGCACGCCGGCATGCGTGTCGCGAACGCGCCGCGGGACGGTGATACGCTGGGGGATTTCCCCCGTCGCATCCAGCAGGGGAATGCAGGGAAGGCGTCGGGGAGGTGCTCCTTGTGGGCGCCAGACACCGCGGCTGGTGCTCACCACGCGCGGAAATGCGGCGCGCCATCGGCAACTTCCAACCGTCCCGACAGGGGTTCTCGGATGGCGCACGGTGTGTGCACCCCTACAAGTTGAAGGCAGAAGGGGACGGCGCGCGATGAGAGACCGCTCGAGAGCGGAACGCCTCGCCGAACTGGCCCGACACTGCCAGGCCTGTGGGCTCCACGCCCTCAAACGCCTCCCGATCATCGCGATGCGCCGGATCCACCCGCCGTGAGTCGGCGGATTCACATGCACGGGCGCGTGCCCCCGCAGCGATCTCCTCTTCCTCACCCGCCGCTGCCACGCGCCACACGCAGTTCGCAGCATTCACCAGCAACTCACCGTGGTGCCGTATGCTCAGCCATCGCGACTTGACGCAATTGGCGGCGACCTACATGGACCGCCACGTACTGACCGTGTACCTGCGCGCGACCGTCGAAAACCCGGCCGACCGCAACCGGTGGCACGCCGAACTCGCACAGACGCTGCACGCCCTCCGTGAACGGGAGGCCGGGGCGAGTCACAGCGACCGCGCCGCCCTCGACGCCGCCGTCGCGACGCTGCGCGAGTGGCTGCTCGCCCAGAAGGGGACGCTGCGCGCCCCCGGCGTCCTCGTCATCGTGGCCCCGGGCGAGGTGCTGTTCTCCACGCCGATCGACACCGCCGTTCCCAACGTGGCCACCTGGAAGATGGGGATCCACGTGGCCCCGCTGCTCAAGGCTGTTTCGTTAGGTGCCTCGGCGGCGGTCCTCGTCCTCGACGCGCGCCACGCACACCTCTATCAGTTCACGCCGCCGCAGCACGTCGAGCGCGTCGAGTCGATGACCGCCGACGTCGACTTCGATGTTGAACATCACCTGGGCGGGGGGAACGCGACATTCCACCAAGGCACGCGCGGTGGGACGGCCGCCGACGAGATCGATCGCCAGCAGATGGTGGCCCGCGACCGGTTGTACGCCGACGTGATGGTGCGCGCCGTCGAGCTGGCGGGGCGTGATGGGTGGCTCTGCCTGGCCGGAAATGCGCGCGCGGTCGCGGCGGCCCGAGCCGCGGTTCCGCACGCCCTGGACGCGCGCACGCTTACGCTCGTAGGGCTGGACATGCACTCGACCCCGTACACGATCGCGCGCGAAGTGGCCAAGGTCACCCAGGCGCGTGCCGAGCAGATGGACACCGAGTTGGTGCGCGGCATCATCGACGAACACGGCTCGCGCGGTCGCGCCGTGACGGGGATCCGGGCAACCAAGGCGATGCTCGATCGTGAGGGGGTGGCCGACCTGATCCTGAGCGAGCGCTTCGTCGAGCTCTTCCCGGTCGACACCGACGACATGGTACGCCAC comes from Gemmatimonadota bacterium and encodes:
- a CDS encoding phosphoribosyltransferase; translated protein: MSRYADREQAGRRLAHALGHYAGRPDVIVLGLPRGGVLVAAEVATSLQAPLDVFTVRKLGVPWNRELAVGAIASGEVAVFDRDAMQQLGITMADMADVIAHEERELARRDALFRGGRGPLALSERTVIVVDDGLATGATMTAAVDAIRTLGATRIVAAVPVASESACDAMRARADECVCLEVPAPFYGVGYWYDDFHDVSDAEVLAILAEHPPTPHPA
- a CDS encoding VIT family protein, which produces MARHSEQHRAGRIGWLRAAVLGANDGLVSTASLVVGVAAAEGSARAILVAGVAGLVAGAMSMAAGEYVSVSSQADTESADLARERRELATEPEAELEELTGIYVKRGVSPALARQIAVELTAKDALAAHAHDELGFTETSAARPLQAALASAGTFAVGAIVPLVITVVAPEAAVTYWVAGGSILGLMLLGGLAAQTGGAPLMKGIVRVTFWGALAMAATAGAGLLFGATG
- a CDS encoding Hsp20 family protein, with protein sequence MSGIRIQRANDDERALPVFSELAQRLDAVRQRAFELFATRGGTAGHELDDWIAAEHEVLGRPAAELTEANGDFRVDVTLPGFAANDIEVTATPTELIVHATSTREKQGEDESIVWSEFRSSDVYRRFGFPKTVDAEKITAALADGILTVRAPKMEPVIAAPAPTSAPAIVKPATEIPVDQL
- a CDS encoding erythromycin esterase family protein codes for the protein MSSITAISDASSAARTVAKEARHLEGGPRDFDPILELAAGTRFVLIGEASHGTHDFYRVRAEITKRLIREFGFTALAVEADWPDAFRVNRYVRAQSDDPNADEALGGFTRFPQWMWRNADVLDFVGWLRAHNDTRPQGAPRVGFYGLDLYSMHASMAHVLSYLDVVDAEAATRARHRYACFDHFGEDPQEYGFAVSRGMSESCEHEVVEQLVDMQRAASGWVSRDGRLGADAHFFAQQNARLVRNAEAYYRAMFRGGAASWNVRDRHMAETLRTLADHLRATEHKPARLVVWAHNSHLGNAAATEMSRHGEVNLGQLVRHDYGSDALLVGFSTYDGTVTAASDWGAPAQRMAVRPALPGSYEAVLHDAGAQLLLDLRRSAELRRVLDAPRLQRAIGVIYRPQTERISHYFETRLPEQFDVLLHYDSTRALEPLERTGLWEHGELPATYPTAL